Below is a window of Desmonostoc muscorum LEGE 12446 DNA.
TACGGGGGGCGATCCCTATGGTTACAGAGTTCCTATAGTAGTCCGAGGACGGGAAAGCCGCCTACATGGCGAAGAGGAACAGGTATTCTTCACACTCATATCGAGAGGTACGCGAGATGCGAAACGCCGAAACGATTTTAAGTGTAATCCGAGACAGAGGCTACCGTGGTTTACCTCTGGATGATATCTACAGACAACTTTTCAACCCCAATTTATACCTCTTGGCGTACAGCCGCATCTACAAAAATGATGGGGCAATGACGCAAGGAATTACATCAGAGACTGTTGATGGGATGTCCATCAAAAAGATTGAAAACCTCATAGAGGATATTCGCTATGAACGTTTTCGGTGGACACCAGTACGGCGAATTAATATTCCCAAGAAAAATGGAAAAACTCGACCTCTGGGTATTCCCACTTGGAACGATAAATTGATTCAGGAAGTAATACGTTTAATATTAGAAGCGTACTACGAGCCTCAATTTTCTAACAGCAGTCATGGTTTTCGACAAGAGCGCGGATGCCATACGGCGCTAACAGTAATAGACCGTACTTGGCAAGGAACTAAATGGTTTATCGAAGGAGATATTCGCGGTTGCTTTGACAATATAGATCATAAAATCTTAATGTCAACCTTACGCGAGACAATCCAAGATAATCGTTTCTTGAGATTGATTGAAAACTTACTCAAGGCAGGTTACTGTGAGCAATGGAAATATTATTCCACCCTGAGCGGAACGCCGCAAGGCTCGATTTTATCACCCATACTCGCCAATATCTATCTTGACAAATTCGATAAATTTATCGAACAGATACTCATCCCAGAATATACACTTGGTAAACATCGGGCAGAAAATCCAGAGTATTCAAAACTCGTAAAACTTGCTTGGTATTACAGGAAAAACGGACAAGTTGATAAAGCGCGTCAACTGGAAATTAAATACCAGAAAATGCCTTCTAAAAATGTTCGTGACCCTAAATACAGAAGGTTAAATTACGTCCGCTATGCAGACGATTTCCTACTTGGTTTTATTGGCTCATTCCAAGAGACAAAAGAAATTAAGGAAAAACTCAAGACATTTTTAGCTGACAATCTTCAGTTGGAACTGTCACCAGAAAAGACCCTGATTACTAATGCTAGGAATGAGGCAGCAAGCTTTCTAGGTTACAAAATTCTAGTCCAATATTCTGACGATAAGCATACCAATGGTAAACGCTCAATCAACGGAATTATTGCACTAAGAATCCCAGCAAGACTTATAGAAGAAAAATGTACCCTATACATGAGGAATGGTAAACCCATTCATCGCCCTGAATTAATAAATGATGATGATTTTACTATTATCAACATTTACCAATCGGAATTTAGAGGGTATGTACAATTCTATAGCCTTGCCCAAAATATTGCATGGCTGCGAAAACTTCAATGGATTATGTCGAGTTCGCTGATGAAAACCCTTGCCTGTAAACACAGAACTAGCGTGGCTAAAATCTGCGCCAAGTATAAGAAGACGGTAAAGCTTCCACAAGGCTTGAGAAAGTGTGTGGAAATAACTGTCCCAGTAGAAGGTAAGAAATCCCTGGTGGCTCGCTTTGGCGGCATCCAATTAAAACGCAACCTAAAAGCAACCATTCTAGACCTGCCAACAAATAGAAAGCCCGCGTTCAGAAATGAACTAATTAAACGGCTTCTTGCTTCGGAATGTGAGATTTGCGGGGCAAAAGGTGATATTGAGGTTCACCATATTCGTGCCCTTAAAGACCTCAAAGCCAAGGGTAGAAAGGAAAAACCGCAATGGATGCAAATTATGTCCGCACGTAGAAGGAAAACTCTCATGGTTTGCCCTCAATGCCATGATGCAATACACGCTGGTAAACCAACATCTAAACGAGTCTCGTGATAACAGAGTACTGGAGAGCCGTGTACCTGGAAATCTCGTAAGCACGGTTCGGAGGGGGCTAGTTAGAAAAGGAGCTAATAATTGGAAACCTCGCTAGCTAGCTACCCACTTTAAATGGCATGGGACTTGAACTTAAACCAAGTAAAACGCGCCTTGCCCATACTCTGAATAAATACGAAGGGCAAGAAGCGGGGTTTAATTTCCTGGGGTTTAACGTCAGGCAGTACCCAGTAAGCAAATACAACACAGGTTGTAATACAAATGGGAAATCTCTTGGTTTCAAGACGCTCATCACCCCCAGCAAAGAAAAGGTCAAGGTGCATTACAAACAAATTGCCGGAATAATAGAACAGCATAAACCCGCCCCTCAAGCGGCACTGATAGCCCACTTGAATCCAGTCATCACTGGATGGGCTAATTATTTCAGCACAGTAGTCAGCAAGGAAACGTATTCCGAGCTAGACATGAAAGTGTACCGGAAGCTAAAAAGCTGGGGCAAAAGAAGACATCCGAATAAGTCAGGTAAATGGGTAGCCAATAAATACTGGCAAACCATTGACGGGGATAACTGGGTATTTGCAACTCCGCAGGAGGGTAAAAACCCAATGCAACTACTAAAACATAGCGCCACAGAAATCAGGCGATATGTGAAGGTTAAAGGCGAAGCCAGTCCTTATGACGGAAACCTTATTTACTGGAGTACAAGAATGGGTAATAACCCCGAAGTCCCAAGGAAAGTGGCAACACTCCTGAAACGACAGAAAGGTAAATGTGCCCACTGCGGACTATATTTCACAGAATACTCGGTGATAGAAATTGACCATATCATTCCTAAGTCAAAAGGAGGAAAGAGTGAATATAAAAACCTTCAATTACTACACCGACATTGCCACGATGAAAAGACCGCCTCTGATGGCAGTCTGGGTAACAAATCTGGCTGTAACAGCGCCAAACCTAAGCCTGAACTAACAGGTAATCGAGGTACTCATGACAAGAGCCTTATTATTGAGGAGCCGGATGAAGCGAAAGTGTGCGCCGTGGTACGCACTGATAGAATTGCCAACACAGTTGGCTGGAGTTTGGGGTAATCGACTCCAAGGCGAACAACTTACCTAGACTCGAAAGAGCGAGGGGACAAGAGCATGTTCGTAAAGCGGAAAGTAACAGAAGACGTGTATGTTACGGTTCCGCAACGCCTGAACGATATGGTTAAAGCCAAACTGCTTAAACCCTAATATCCTGCGGTGGAACTGCACATCCTTCGGTAGCACGTCCGTACACCGATGTTATCGGTAGCCATTAAATCAACTTTCGTTAATGGTACACCCTGACCGATAAGCGATGAGTAATGAACTCATTCAAGGATATGAGTAGGAACCTAAGTCGTTCTTTATACGTTCATCAGTGACGGAACATGGGATTGCCTAAAGGACGCGAGTCCTATGGTGACGGAGTGACAATAGTAGTCGTGGGAGTATCGCCCCACCAGGGAAAACGGGAGAACCGTTTACAGGGCGAAGTGTCACAGGTAATTAGATGTAACAGAAATCGAGAGGTACGCGAGATGCGAACAGCCGAAACGATACTGAACATCATACGTGAGCGCGGACAACGTGGGTTGCCAGTAGAAAACGTGTATCGACTGCTATATAACCCAGATTTGTACCTACGCGCCTACGCCAAGCTAAACAGCAACGCAGGTGCAATGACACCAGGCGCTACGCTGGAAACAGTGGATGGGATGTCCCTGGAGAAAATTAATACCATCATTGAGGCTCTGAGATATGAGCGATATAGATGGACACCAGTGCGACGTATTTACATCCCCAAGAAGAACGGTAAATTAAGACCTCTTGGTATGCCTTCCTGGTCAGATAAATTACTTCAAGAAGCAATTCGATCCATACTAGAAGCCTACTATGAGCCTCAGTTTAGCGAACACTCTCACGGTTTTCGACCCCAACGCGGATGTCATACAGCACTGAAAGAAATTACCCAAAAAGGTCGAGCTACTAAGTGGTTTATCGAAGGAGATATCAGCGCGTGTTTTGACAGAATAGACCATTTTATCCTGTTAAAAATACTACAAGATAAAATCCACGACAATCGCTTTATTCGACTAATCAAGGGATTGCTGGATGCAGGGTATTTAGAAAATTGGAAATACAATTCCACTTATAGCGGGGTTCCGCAGGGTGCAGTTGTAAGCCCAATACTTTCCAATCTGGTGCTAGACAAATTGGACAAATACGTCGAACAGGAATTAATACCAGCATACACACGAGGTCAACGAAGGAGTGTTTTCCCACCGTACAATGTGCTGACCAAAGCAGCAGCCAAAGCACGAAAAATAGGAAATTTGTCAGAAGCGCGGAAACTGAGCCAACAGGCACAATCGATTCCGTCCCGTGACCCCAATGACCCAAACTTTCGTCGCCTTTGGTATACAAGGTATGCCGATGATTTTCTGTTAGGAGTAGTAGGCTCAAAATCTGAAGCTGTGGAAATCAAACAGAAAATTGCTACGTTTCTACGTGACTCTTTAAAACTGGAACTCAGTGAAGAAAAGACGCTCGTTACCCATGCTCGTGACGAAGCTGCTAAATTCCTGGGTTATGAAATCCACATACTACACGCCGATGATAAGCATGACCATCGTGGTCAAAGATGTATCAACGGTAGTGTGGGTCTTCGGGTTCCAAAAAGCGTAATTAAAGACCACTGTGTTAAATATATGCGCTCTGGGAAGCCTATACACCTGACGCAAAGAGTCAACGATAATGCCTACAGCATAGTTAGCCAGTATCAAGCGGAATATCGAGGATTAGTCCAGTATTACCGCATGGCTTACAACCTCCACACTCTCTCCTTACTGAAACGAGTTATGGAGCTTTCTTTAGTAAAAACTTTGGCAAAGAAGTTTAAAACTAAGATGGTACTTACAAGGTATTACAAATTACAATGGAGCGCGATAACAATAAGCCTTTGATAACTCATTTTGGTGGTGTCTGTTTGCGATGGAATAAGTGGGTCAAAATAGACGATAACCTGGCTAATCATATCTGGAACGGGCGTAGTGAAGTCATTCAACGTCTTTTAGCCCAAAAATGTGAAATTTGCGGAGCAACGGATAATATTGAAGTCCACCATATCCGCAAACTAGCAGACATTAAGCCTCATGGATGTAAAGAACGTCCAGAATGGATGGTAAAAATGTCAGCACGTAAACGAAAAGCCCTCGTGGTTTGTCGTCAGTGTCACGAGAAAATCCAATACGGACGCTACGATGGTGAAGCTCTCAAACGTTTTGATTACTGGAAAGCTACGTGATACGGAAACGGTCATGCGTAGTTTGGAGGGGGGTGGTTGGAAAAGTGCCAATACTGGTAACTCGCTGGCTACCTACCCTACTTCATGTCCGGTTCTGAAGACGAGCGGTTCTTGCGAGGGAATCGCTTAGTTTAACTAAAACATCGGTGATGCGATCGCTTTATGATCCTGTAAGTATCATAAAACGAAAACAGATTATGACGCCAACAATTTCAATTAGCGATTCTGGGCGCTTGCAACTCTCACCTTTAGAAATCCCATCCCGTTTATTGTTGGGGCCTGGCCCCTCCAATGCTCATCCTACAGTTCTGCAAGCGATGAATACTTCACCTGTGGGGCATCTTGACCCAGCTTTTCTCGCACTCATGGATGAAATTCAGTCGTTGCTACGCTACGTATGGCAAACAGAAAATCCACTCACCATTGCAGTCAGCGGTACGGGAACAGCGGCAATGGAAGCAACCATCGCCAATACTGTAGAACCCGGTGATGTGGTTTTAATTGGTGTAGCAGGTTACTTTGGTAATCGCCTCGTGGATATGGCTGGACGTTATGGCGCCGATGTGCGAACGATTACCAAGCCTTGGGGACAGGTTTTCAACTTGGAAGAACTGCAAACTGCCCTGAAAACTCATCGTCCAGCTATTCTAGCTCTGGTTCATGCCGAAACTTCCACAGGCGCACGGCAACCTTTAGAAGGAGTTGCTGATTTGTGTCGTGAATTTGGCACTTTACTACTAGTAGATACCGTCACAAGTCTCGGTGGCGTCCCCTTATTGTTGGATGCTTGGGGAGTTGACCTCGCTTATAGTTGTAGCCAAAAAGGCTTGGGTTGTCCCCCCGGTGCTTCGCCTTTTACCATGAGTCCACGTGCAGCCGAGAAATTGCAACAGCGTCGCACAAAAGTTGCTAATTGGTATTTGGATATGTCTTTGCTGAGTAAGTATTGGGGACCTGAACGCGTTTATCACCACACAGCACCGATTAATTTATACTATGCATTGCGGGAAGCGCTGCGTCTAGTTGCCCAAGAGGGATTAGCAAACTGCTGGCAACGTCATCAAAAAAACGTAGAATATCTCTGGGAAAGTTTGGAAGACTTAGGATTGAGTATGCATGTTGAGCGGGAGTATCGACTGCCAACCCTTACAACAGTCCGCATTCCAGAGGGAGTAGATGGAAAAGCGATCGCTCGACAGTTACTCAATGAACATAATATTGAAATTGGCGGTGGTCTTGGCGAACTCGCTGGTCAAGTCTGGCGCGTAGGACTGATGGGCTTTAATAGTCGTAAGGAAAGTGTTGACCAACTTATAGCAGCACTGCGGCAAGTTTTACCTAAGTAGTTTTAAGATGATTAGGTGCGTCCGTTAATAGTAGCGTAACGCACCTGAGATAAATGGCGTAGGCGTAGCCCGTCGTAGGCATCGCGCTAGGATTATTAAAGAATTAAAGCAAAGTTGATACTCTACAGCTCGCTGCAACAAAGGTGCAGGTCGATGCAACAAAGGTGCAGGGCGATGCATCAAAGGTGCAGGGCGATGCATCAAAGATGCAGGGCGATGCAACAAAGATCCAGGGCGATGCATCAAAGGTGCAGGTCGATGCATCAAAGGTGCAGGTCGATGCAACAACAATTCATACCATTACTCACGGCATCACCCCACCCCCGCTTTGCTAACGCAAAACCGCCCCTCCCCTTACCAAGGGGAGGGGGTGGGGTAAAGCGTATGTGGGACAAGCGTTTAAGCTTAAGTTGACACCAATGGGCAATGCCGTGCCCCTACCAACGTATTTGTATCATAATTGAAAGTGAAACGGTATCAAGAGGTTGGGTTAAGATTGCACAGCAATACAAAGTGCGACTCGCTCACATTTTGTGTGTCAAAAAACCCAGAAGGATATATTTGTTAAGTATTCCTCAAATCTTGGCAACATATGAATCCTCTGTAGGGGTGTACAGCTGTACGCCCCTACCTATGTATAGGTATCAGGTATTTCGTGAAATAGCATCACTGGGAGAAAAAACCAACAACCAGCAGAGGCAAAAGTATTAACACAGACACAATCAAAACGAGGGTTGCTGGCTCAATTTTAATTTGGTTCTTCTCTGGGTCGCGCATTTGGCATTCTCTCAATCAATTAACTATATTAATTCACTCTAAAGTATTTAGGACTTACGCAATAACTCTCTGAAACTCTCATTCCTCGGTGTCCTCTGCGTCCTCTGCGGTTTGATTTTCCGTTACTTGTGCGTAAGTCCTGGTATTAAGTCAAATTGGTTGCCAAGGTTTGCAGTTTCTTATTAGCTTCCTCTTTCGCTCTCGAAGGGTTTGTCCAACCATCAGCAACAGCAACAACTTCATCACCCTTAATTAGTTCATATCCGTAGTTTAAAAATTTGTCTGGCAAGTATTGTATCTTGCCTTTAATCTCTACTGTTTTCTTACTGGTGATCACGTCTAGGTAAAAGTTGTAATCGCGCTCGAATTGCCGGCTGTACTTCATTAAATTGGGAGTAAATCACCCGTTTAACGTACCCAGTTGCTTCTCTGGGGATTCGGAATAGGTTTTTTGGGGTTCAGCCTGATTATCTTTGCCTTATCTCGTGTGTTATGGCTTTCGTTGCTTTCACTCTTGGCGGCTGGTTTCGGATTTATTTTGCAGATAATTACCGGACGCACTTTGCTGCAATTGTTAGTCACTGATGAAAATCGCGGGCAAATCACAGGACTTTACGTCATGACATCTACAGGTGCTATACCCATAGGCAATCTCATTGGCGGCGCACTGGCAAGTTACATCGGTGCTGCCAATAGTATCACTCTTGCTGCTAGTGTTTGTGTTGTCGGGTCACTCTTGTTTATGCAGCAAGTCTCCACCTTCCGTGATTTGGTTCATCAAAAAGTTCATAATTAGTCAATAACCAAAAATTGGTAACAACAATGACCCCAGTAAATGACCCTGGCATTGTAGCTGAAGTGACTGATTTATATCTTCAATATGAAGAAGCGCTTTCTAATAACAATTTAGAGGTGATGGATAGCTTGTTTTGGAATGCGCCCGAAGTAGTCCGGTTTGGGGTAACCGAAAATCTTTATGGTAGCGATGAAATTCGGAACTTTCGCGCCTCTCGACCAAATCCGAAAATAGAGCGAGAAATCTCGAATCTGAAAGTTGTAACCTTTGGAAAAGATACCGCAACAGTGACTTTAGAGTTTCGCCGCATTATCGGTGGTGTAGAACGTTTTGGGCGACAAAGCCAGACTTGGTACAGGTTCGCCGAAGGATGGAAAGTAGTTTCAGCACATGTTTCTTTGTTACCTTTGTGAATTTTAAAATTATGACAACTATTACTGAAATTGCCTCGGATATCTATCGCATTCTCCAAGAATTAGCTGCACTCGGACCGCGTACCCTAGCAACAATGCACGGGACGACGTTTGTCGGAGATGGTGAACGTGCATTGCAGGATTTGGGAGTGATGTTACGAGAAGTTTTGGTGAAGGAGTAGAAATCATGACTTATAGCGTCGCTTCTATTCCGCCATTAGTACAACAGGCTCAAGTACTGGCTGCACAACTTGAATTTTCTGAATCTTCACTCCCAGAAGTTGGGCGTCTGTTGCAAGTCCTCACTAGCCATATCACACAAGGTCAAATTGCGGAAATTGGTACTGGGTGCGGAGTTGGTGCTGCTTGGATTGTGAGTGCATTACACGCAGATAATACATTTATTACCATAGAGAGCGATGGCGATCGCGCCACACTTGTGCAACGGTTATTTGCACATAAGTCTAATGTCCGTGTACTTCAAGGCGATTGGCATGATTTACTTTCCTATGCTCCTTTTGATTTGTTATTTGCTGATGGCGGAAACGCCAAAGTCGTTGAACCTCAGATATTAATAAATGCTTTAAAAATTGGAGGCTTGATTATACTGGATGACCTGACACCAGAAGAATACTGGCCGCCAGAATGGCAAGGACGCATAGATCGAGTACGGGAATTTTGGTTGAAAGATCCCCATATCATTGCTACAGAAATTCGAGTCACTGCCAGACATGCAGTAATTCTAGGGACACGCATTTATTGAATTACAAACAAAATTTACTTTCAGAAAAAAAGCTTGCAAAGATTAATTTTAGTAAAACATTCGCTTCCAGAAAAAATAGAATCTATACCTGCTAGAGAGTGGGCTTTGTCATCAGAAGGGCGACAACGCTCTCATTTCTTAGCCGATAAATTAGCAGACTTCCAGCCTGGAATCATAGCTGCCAGCACAGAACCAAAAGCTATAGAAACAGCCCAGATTATTGCTCAAAAATTTAATCAGCAGGTAGAAATTGTTGAAGGATTACAAGAATGCGTAGGCGTAGCCCGTCGTAGACATCGCACCAATTTTGGTTTTGTAGAAGAAAAAAAGTTTTTTGAAACTTTAGAAGCATTTTTCGCCACACTGGATAAACTAGTCATGGGATTAGAAACAGCAACCCAAGCTAATCAACGCTTTCAGCAAGCTGTAGAAAATATTATTGCCAAAACTCCACATGATGATGTGATGATTGTGGCGCACGGAACTGTCATGACCCTATTTGTTGCTGGTTGTACTGGCATAGAACCGTTTCAGTTTTGGCGACAGCTTGGACAGCCAATGGCGATTGTGTTACTTTTACCTGATTTCAATTCATTAGAAATAATTACTTTGAACAGTGATAAACTCTAACTATTAAATAACATGGATTCGTTTGATTGGACTGTATTAAGCTCTAAATATTTGGTGCAAGATAAATGGCTAAAACTGCGCGCTGATACTTGTCAAATGCCTGAGGGACAAATAGTAGAGCCTTTTTATGTTTTTGAATATCCAACTTGGGTAAATGTTGTTGCAATCACCAAAAATCAGGAAGTTGTTTTAGTCAAACAATATCGCCACGGTCTGCAAAAAACAGTTTTAGAATTACCAGGCGGTTCTATGGATTTAGAAGATTCTTCCCCAATGGAAGCTGCAAAACGTGAGTTATTGGAAGAATCAGGGTATACAAGCAACAATTTTGTTGAGACTGGTATAATATCACCCAATTCATCAACTCATAATAATCTAATTTATTGTTTCTTAGCAACCAATGTAGAACTTGTAGATGATTTAAAGCTAGATATTACAGAACAAATTGATGTAATTTTGTTGCCGCTGGAAAATTTAGTTAAAGATATTCATAACGGTATCCTTCTACAAGCCTTCCATATTAGTTCATTATTGTTTGCTCTAAAAAAACTTGGTAAAGTGCAATTTCTCTAGTAAATTGACTTGATCAAAAACCTTCAATAAAGGATAAAAATTATGACTACTACAGTTTCATTTGACCGAGTTTCTGATATCTACGATGCAACGCGGGGGTTACCGCCTGGAGTTTCTGAAGAAGTTACTGACACTATCTTGAATATAGTTTCAGCCACAGAAGAAACTACCTTTTTTGAAACTGGAATTGGTACTGGCAGAATTGCTGTGCCAATAGCTAAAAGAGGCTATTCTTACGCTGGTGTAGATATCTCAGAA
It encodes the following:
- a CDS encoding reverse transcriptase/maturase family protein, translated to MGLPKGRESYGDGVTIVVVGVSPHQGKRENRLQGEVSQVIRCNRNREVREMRTAETILNIIRERGQRGLPVENVYRLLYNPDLYLRAYAKLNSNAGAMTPGATLETVDGMSLEKINTIIEALRYERYRWTPVRRIYIPKKNGKLRPLGMPSWSDKLLQEAIRSILEAYYEPQFSEHSHGFRPQRGCHTALKEITQKGRATKWFIEGDISACFDRIDHFILLKILQDKIHDNRFIRLIKGLLDAGYLENWKYNSTYSGVPQGAVVSPILSNLVLDKLDKYVEQELIPAYTRGQRRSVFPPYNVLTKAAAKARKIGNLSEARKLSQQAQSIPSRDPNDPNFRRLWYTRYADDFLLGVVGSKSEAVEIKQKIATFLRDSLKLELSEEKTLVTHARDEAAKFLGYEIHILHADDKHDHRGQRCINGSVGLRVPKSVIKDHCVKYMRSGKPIHLTQRVNDNAYSIVSQYQAEYRGLVQYYRMAYNLHTLSLLKRVMELSLVKTLAKKFKTKMVLTRYYKLQWSAITISL
- a CDS encoding group II intron reverse transcriptase: MGLELKPSKTRLAHTLNKYEGQEAGFNFLGFNVRQYPVSKYNTGCNTNGKSLGFKTLITPSKEKVKVHYKQIAGIIEQHKPAPQAALIAHLNPVITGWANYFSTVVSKETYSELDMKVYRKLKSWGKRRHPNKSGKWVANKYWQTIDGDNWVFATPQEGKNPMQLLKHSATEIRRYVKVKGEASPYDGNLIYWSTRMGNNPEVPRKVATLLKRQKGKCAHCGLYFTEYSVIEIDHIIPKSKGGKSEYKNLQLLHRHCHDEKTASDGSLGNKSGCNSAKPKPELTGNRGTHDKSLIIEEPDEAKVCAVVRTDRIANTVGWSLG
- a CDS encoding O-methyltransferase, which codes for MTYSVASIPPLVQQAQVLAAQLEFSESSLPEVGRLLQVLTSHITQGQIAEIGTGCGVGAAWIVSALHADNTFITIESDGDRATLVQRLFAHKSNVRVLQGDWHDLLSYAPFDLLFADGGNAKVVEPQILINALKIGGLIILDDLTPEEYWPPEWQGRIDRVREFWLKDPHIIATEIRVTARHAVILGTRIY
- a CDS encoding NUDIX hydrolase; amino-acid sequence: MDSFDWTVLSSKYLVQDKWLKLRADTCQMPEGQIVEPFYVFEYPTWVNVVAITKNQEVVLVKQYRHGLQKTVLELPGGSMDLEDSSPMEAAKRELLEESGYTSNNFVETGIISPNSSTHNNLIYCFLATNVELVDDLKLDITEQIDVILLPLENLVKDIHNGILLQAFHISSLLFALKKLGKVQFL
- the hpxZ gene encoding oxalurate catabolism protein HpxZ; this translates as MTPVNDPGIVAEVTDLYLQYEEALSNNNLEVMDSLFWNAPEVVRFGVTENLYGSDEIRNFRASRPNPKIEREISNLKVVTFGKDTATVTLEFRRIIGGVERFGRQSQTWYRFAEGWKVVSAHVSLLPL
- a CDS encoding alanine--glyoxylate aminotransferase family protein, which codes for MTPTISISDSGRLQLSPLEIPSRLLLGPGPSNAHPTVLQAMNTSPVGHLDPAFLALMDEIQSLLRYVWQTENPLTIAVSGTGTAAMEATIANTVEPGDVVLIGVAGYFGNRLVDMAGRYGADVRTITKPWGQVFNLEELQTALKTHRPAILALVHAETSTGARQPLEGVADLCREFGTLLLVDTVTSLGGVPLLLDAWGVDLAYSCSQKGLGCPPGASPFTMSPRAAEKLQQRRTKVANWYLDMSLLSKYWGPERVYHHTAPINLYYALREALRLVAQEGLANCWQRHQKNVEYLWESLEDLGLSMHVEREYRLPTLTTVRIPEGVDGKAIARQLLNEHNIEIGGGLGELAGQVWRVGLMGFNSRKESVDQLIAALRQVLPK
- a CDS encoding MFS transporter, coding for MGFSLIIFALSRVLWLSLLSLLAAGFGFILQIITGRTLLQLLVTDENRGQITGLYVMTSTGAIPIGNLIGGALASYIGAANSITLAASVCVVGSLLFMQQVSTFRDLVHQKVHN
- a CDS encoding reverse transcriptase domain-containing protein, encoding MRNAETILSVIRDRGYRGLPLDDIYRQLFNPNLYLLAYSRIYKNDGAMTQGITSETVDGMSIKKIENLIEDIRYERFRWTPVRRINIPKKNGKTRPLGIPTWNDKLIQEVIRLILEAYYEPQFSNSSHGFRQERGCHTALTVIDRTWQGTKWFIEGDIRGCFDNIDHKILMSTLRETIQDNRFLRLIENLLKAGYCEQWKYYSTLSGTPQGSILSPILANIYLDKFDKFIEQILIPEYTLGKHRAENPEYSKLVKLAWYYRKNGQVDKARQLEIKYQKMPSKNVRDPKYRRLNYVRYADDFLLGFIGSFQETKEIKEKLKTFLADNLQLELSPEKTLITNARNEAASFLGYKILVQYSDDKHTNGKRSINGIIALRIPARLIEEKCTLYMRNGKPIHRPELINDDDFTIINIYQSEFRGYVQFYSLAQNIAWLRKLQWIMSSSLMKTLACKHRTSVAKICAKYKKTVKLPQGLRKCVEITVPVEGKKSLVARFGGIQLKRNLKATILDLPTNRKPAFRNELIKRLLASECEICGAKGDIEVHHIRALKDLKAKGRKEKPQWMQIMSARRRKTLMVCPQCHDAIHAGKPTSKRVS
- a CDS encoding histidine phosphatase family protein; amino-acid sequence: MQRLILVKHSLPEKIESIPAREWALSSEGRQRSHFLADKLADFQPGIIAASTEPKAIETAQIIAQKFNQQVEIVEGLQECVGVARRRHRTNFGFVEEKKFFETLEAFFATLDKLVMGLETATQANQRFQQAVENIIAKTPHDDVMIVAHGTVMTLFVAGCTGIEPFQFWRQLGQPMAIVLLLPDFNSLEIITLNSDKL
- a CDS encoding HNH endonuclease, encoding MERDNNKPLITHFGGVCLRWNKWVKIDDNLANHIWNGRSEVIQRLLAQKCEICGATDNIEVHHIRKLADIKPHGCKERPEWMVKMSARKRKALVVCRQCHEKIQYGRYDGEALKRFDYWKAT